A stretch of DNA from Candidatus Eisenbacteria bacterium:
CGGTGACTTCGACCGGCAGCTCCTTCGCCTTGCACACCGTGTCGCGGACCATCATGGCGCCGCTCTTCTTCTTGCAGATCACCGCCGCCTGCGCGCTCGCGATCGCGAGGGCGGCTGCGGCGGCACCAAACAGGATCGCGCGCGTCTTCATGCCCACGGGGCGCAGCAAGGTGAGTGCCACCGCCCGGGTCGACGGGAACGCCCGGTTTTCCGGGCTGCGTCAATCGGTTGACACGCTGGTCGCCGGCCTTGGCGTCACGATCCGTGGCGGCCAACGTCCAACGCACGACGCACCTGGCGCCGGGCTTGCTACGACACCGGTCGTGGGACTCCTCGTGCGGCAGATCCTGGTGATCGCGACGAGCGCGATGCTCGGCGCCACCGGGGTGTGTGCGGACGCGCCGGCCGCGACCCTGGCCCCCGCGCTGCTCGAGCACGTGGTCGTCCGCGAGGGGCCGACGCCCGGCGTCGAGCTGCGCCTCTCGGTCGGCGTCGAGCCGGTCGCCCGAAGCATCCCGGCGCACGGCGGCACGCCGCCACGCGTCTATCTCGACCTGCCGGGCACGAAGCTCGGGCCCGCGGTTGCGCGGGAATCGGAGGGCGCCGGCGCGGCGCGGAAGATCCGCACGGGCCAGTTCGACCCCAAGACCGCGCGCGTCGTGATCGAGCTGCGCGAGCCGCACCCCTTCGACGTGCAAAGCAACGGTGGCGAGATCGTGGTGACGTTCACCGGCGCCTCCAAGCCCGCGGCGAAGGCGCCGGTGCCGGCGAAGGCGACGCCCGCGGCCAAGCCGAGCGCCCCTGCACCGGCTGCTCCCGCTCCCGTCGCAACCGCCGCCCCGGCGCCGCCGCCCCCCGCGGCTACCACGCCGACGGCGAAGACCGAGCAGCCCACGCCCGCGGCGAAGCCGGAGGCGCCCGCCCCGGCCGCCCGCAAGGACGAGCCGCTGCCGCCGATGCCCCCGGCCGTGCGCCCGATCGAGCTGCAGGAGAGGATCGCGCGCCGCTACGCCAACGACGACTGGGCCGGCATCGTCGCGCTCTACGGCGCCAACGCGGACACCGTTCGCCGCGACGTCGACGCGACCACGCGCGCGGCCGTCGTGGACGCGCTCCGTGAGCTGGGTCTCGTCTATTCGGCGAAGAAACTCCTGGGCCCGCCCGCCTCGAACGAAGCGCCGTCGCTTCGCGTCGCACGTGCTCAGATGGCGCTCGACTCGGGCGACGTGTCGGCCGCGACGGCCGGCATTTCGGGCCTGGACGAAGCCGCCGTCGACCCCGCGCTCGTGCCGCCGCTTCGCAACCTCAAGGTGCGTCTCGCGCTTGCACGGGGCGACATCGAAACCGCGAGCGCCGCCATCGGAAACCGT
This window harbors:
- a CDS encoding AMIN domain-containing protein translates to MGLLVRQILVIATSAMLGATGVCADAPAATLAPALLEHVVVREGPTPGVELRLSVGVEPVARSIPAHGGTPPRVYLDLPGTKLGPAVARESEGAGAARKIRTGQFDPKTARVVIELREPHPFDVQSNGGEIVVTFTGASKPAAKAPVPAKATPAAKPSAPAPAAPAPVATAAPAPPPPAATTPTAKTEQPTPAAKPEAPAPAARKDEPLPPMPPAVRPIELQERIARRYANDDWAGIVALYGANADTVRRDVDATTRAAVVDALRELGLVYSAKKLLGPPASNEAPSLRVARAQMALDSGDVSAATAGISGLDEAAVDPALVPPLRNLKVRLALARGDIETASAAIGNRAAPELRAEIADDALRAGRVATERHVCPSAVVAYQQALDADGGRTARAAAGAGLVRAALVCQNPDAVMTGLGVLAESSHPLLRRAATVLAATRVEDKQQARVQPARREGG